The following proteins are co-located in the Triplophysa dalaica isolate WHDGS20190420 chromosome 2, ASM1584641v1, whole genome shotgun sequence genome:
- the pld6 gene encoding mitochondrial cardiolipin hydrolase isoform X1 gives MFTRTFPSKCTSFMKHKLRYANYISFKEMLKVFGLGAVALVLGVEWFDWLMRRLRVRGPLKEVLFFPSTQTCLEHLFTPNRSFPCKCPLPHGKETSFSRLLRHLLSAHASLDLCVFSFSHMELCRMILLLHERGITVRVVTDRDYMTITGSQIGNLRRAGICVRHEMSTAVHMHHKFAIVDGKKLITGSLNWTVTAVQSNKENIIVTEEPELVRPYRLEFQKLWEANDPAKHTHQVTNGW, from the exons ATGTTTACACGAACTTTCCCTTCAAAATGCacatcatttatgaagcataaGTTGCGTTATGCTAATTAT ATATCGTTTAAAGAGATGTTGAAAGTGTTTGGTTTGGGAGCCGTAGCCCTCGTGCTGGGTGTGGAGTGGTTTGACTGGCTGATGCGACGTCTGAGGGTGCGCGGGCCCCTGAAAGAAGTCCTGTTCTTCCCTTCAACCCAAACCTGCCTTGAGCACCTGTTCACACCCAATAGAAGCTTCCCCTG CAAATGTCCCCTCCCCCATGGCAAGGAGACATCTTTCTCCAGGCTTCTCAGGCATCTCCTCTCTGCACATGCATCACTGGACCTATGTGTATTTTCCTTCTCACACATGGAGCTGTGCAGAATGATTCTTCTCCTGCACGAACGCGGAATTACTGTACGAGTGGTTACCGACAGAGACTACATGACCATCACTGGATCTCAGATCGGCAACCTCCGCAGGGCAG GTATCTGTGTGAGGCATGAGATGAGCACCGCCGTTCATATGCATCACAAATTTGCCATAGTTGATGGCAAGAAGCTGATCACCGGTTCCCTCAACTGGACAGTAACAGCAGTCCAGAGCAACAAAGAGAACATCATTGTAACAGAGGAACCCGAGCTTGTGCGGCCCTATCGGCTGGAGTTTCAGAAGCTGTGGGAGGCCAATGATCCTGCCAAGCACACGCATCAGGTCACAAACGGTTGGTAA
- the pld6 gene encoding mitochondrial cardiolipin hydrolase isoform X2: MSQQISFKEMLKVFGLGAVALVLGVEWFDWLMRRLRVRGPLKEVLFFPSTQTCLEHLFTPNRSFPCKCPLPHGKETSFSRLLRHLLSAHASLDLCVFSFSHMELCRMILLLHERGITVRVVTDRDYMTITGSQIGNLRRAGICVRHEMSTAVHMHHKFAIVDGKKLITGSLNWTVTAVQSNKENIIVTEEPELVRPYRLEFQKLWEANDPAKHTHQVTNGW; encoded by the exons ATGTCTCAACAG ATATCGTTTAAAGAGATGTTGAAAGTGTTTGGTTTGGGAGCCGTAGCCCTCGTGCTGGGTGTGGAGTGGTTTGACTGGCTGATGCGACGTCTGAGGGTGCGCGGGCCCCTGAAAGAAGTCCTGTTCTTCCCTTCAACCCAAACCTGCCTTGAGCACCTGTTCACACCCAATAGAAGCTTCCCCTG CAAATGTCCCCTCCCCCATGGCAAGGAGACATCTTTCTCCAGGCTTCTCAGGCATCTCCTCTCTGCACATGCATCACTGGACCTATGTGTATTTTCCTTCTCACACATGGAGCTGTGCAGAATGATTCTTCTCCTGCACGAACGCGGAATTACTGTACGAGTGGTTACCGACAGAGACTACATGACCATCACTGGATCTCAGATCGGCAACCTCCGCAGGGCAG GTATCTGTGTGAGGCATGAGATGAGCACCGCCGTTCATATGCATCACAAATTTGCCATAGTTGATGGCAAGAAGCTGATCACCGGTTCCCTCAACTGGACAGTAACAGCAGTCCAGAGCAACAAAGAGAACATCATTGTAACAGAGGAACCCGAGCTTGTGCGGCCCTATCGGCTGGAGTTTCAGAAGCTGTGGGAGGCCAATGATCCTGCCAAGCACACGCATCAGGTCACAAACGGTTGGTAA
- the cnn1a gene encoding calponin 1, basic, smooth muscle, a, producing MSTHFSKGPTFGLSAEVRNKLAQKYDPQTEDALRMWIYEVTGRAIPENFMEGLKDGVLLCELINKLKPGSVTTINHSTLNWHKVENIAQFVRAIGEYGLRPHDIFEATDLFEDMNHTQVQSALVALAGMAKTKGFHTKNDVGVNYAAKKQRKFTPEKLKEGDGIISQQMGSNKFASQKGMTSYGTRRHLYDPNMGMEKPADRSTINLQMGTNKCASMAGMFALGTARQVTEKNVSLEPVDTLTVSLQMGTNKVPSQSGLTPMGGPRLVYDHKYCVKSNEVNGIA from the exons CTGGCGCAGAAGTATGACCCTCAGACAGAGGATGCCCTGAGGATGTGGATCTATGAGGTCACAGGTCGAGCGATTCCTGAGAACTTCATGGAGGGGTTGAAGGACGGCGTTCTCTTGTGCGA ACTGATCAACAAACTTAAGCCTGGATCGGTTACTACAATCAATCATTCAACCCTTAACTGGCACAAG GTGGAGAACATCGCTCAATTTGTGCGAGCCATTGGTGAATATGGCCTGAGACCACATGACATTTTTGAAGCCACTGACCTTTTTGAGGACATGAATCATACCCAGGTCCAGTCGGCCCTAGTCGCATTGGCTGGAATG GCCAAGACTAAAGGTTTCCACACAAAAAACGATGTTGGTGTGAACTACGCAGCCAAAAAGCAACGGAAGTTCACACCTGAGAAGTTGAAAGAGGGGGACGGTATCATCAGCCAGCAG ATGGGCTCCAATAAGTTCGCCAGTCAAAAGGGCATGACCTCCTATGGAACAAGACGACACCTCTATGATCCCAATATGGGCATGGAGAAACCAGCAGATCGATCTACTATCAACCTTCAAATGGGCACCAACAAATGTGCCAGCATG GCTGGGATGTTTGCTCTTGGCACGGCGAGACAGGTGACAGAGAAGAATGTGAGTCTGGAGCCCGTGGACACTTTAACTGTGTCCCTGCAGATGGGTACTAACAAAGTCCCATCTCAGAGCGGCCTGACTCCCATGGGCGGCCCACGTCTAGTCTATGACCACAAATACTGCGTCAAGTCTAATGAAGTTAATGGCATTGCTTAA